The DNA region GTCGATTCAAATATCAAATACGGGGAAGAATTTGATAAAGTGGAGCGAATATTTGATCGCGAAATTGAAAACATCATGTTAATTAATAAATATTTAGTTCAAACAAAAGCAGATGGAGAAATCCAGTTTTCTCAAAAATTTGTAGTCGATGCTGCAGAACCTGCTGAACGAAAATCATACCCTGTACGTTGGCTAGTTGTTTTAGTTAGTCTGATTAGTTCAATGTTTATTTCCATTGGATTATTGTTGCTCAAGCAAAGCTGGCCTCAATACAGGAAGAACCTCGAGGCTTAATTTCATAAACATGGAAAATAGCAGATCTGTCTTTTACAGCAGTCTCATACTTTCTTTTGGAACCATTTATTTTGCGTTTCGTTTTGAATTCTATCCTATACTTGGATTGCCTTTAATTATTTTGTTTATCCCTTTAATAATTAAAAAACCGGATCTTCTTTTTTTTCTTTTGGCTTTTCTGACACCATTATCTATTAATCCTGCTGACGTTGAGTGGTCTCATCTCAGTCTGGCTTTACCGTCTGAACCATTAGGATTAATTCTGGTGCTCTTCTTTTTTCTTCTCTTTGCTACCAGCGATAAAGTGGATGTTAATTTTCTTAAACATCCAATTACAATTTTAATTTATTGTTTTTTTATTTGGTGGATAATCACAAGTTTCACCAGTGTACATAAATTAGTGTCCATTAAATTTATTATCGCAAAACTTTGGTTTATTATTCCATGTTACTTTTTGGCAGGTGTATTTTTTAAAGACAACTTGGCTATTCGGAAATATATATCTCTGTTTGTATTAGGGATGTTTTTGGTTAGTCTATTTAATATTGTTCATTTGTCAACTTATGGTTTTGAAGATAAACCTTCCCAATGGACCATGCAGCCGTTTTTTAAAGATCATACCATCTTTGGGGCAATTTTAGCCTTGGTGATTCCATTATGCTTTGGATTAATCAAATGGAACAAAGGAAATTTCATCCTTCAATGGATTTTCGGTATTGTATTAGTCGTCTTGGTTACCGGTTTGATAGTAACTTTTTCCAGAGCGGCTTGGGTTAGTATTGTTCCGGCGCTCCTGCTGTTCTTGATTTTTTTATTTAGAATTCGATTCAAATGGGTATTGGCAGGAGTAGCTGTAGGACTCTATTATCTATTGGTTAATCTGGATCCATTAATTATGGAAATGGAACGCAACAAAGTGGCAGGCAGTGATGACATTGTTCAAAATGCTGAATCTATTTCAAATATTAGTTCAGATCCTTCCAACCTGGAGCGAATCAACCGATGGTCATCTGCCATTGAAATGTGGAAAAGCAAACCCATTTTTGGCTTTGGTCCAGGAACTTATATGTTTGAATATGCACCTTACCAATTATCCGGTAATTTCACAAGTATCAGTACCAATTTTGGTGATGTCGGAAACGCTCACAGCGAATATTTGGGACCTTTGGCCGAATCTGGATTGATAGGGATGCTGTTGTTTCTGGCTTTATTTATAAGCGTATTTGTTATAGGATTTAAGGCTTATTATCATCCTCAAATAACTAAAGAAGATCGATTTATTTTATGCACGGTATTGTGTGCATTGATAACATATTTTGTGCACGGCTTTTTAAATAATTTTCTGGACACTGATAAAGCCAATAATATTTTCTGGCCATTAATTGCATGTGTTGTTGTGTTGGATTTAAAATATCGGATGGCTAAATTACAAGCTACGATTCCAAATCACTAAATCGACGATGTAAAATAGAGTACATTTTGCTTTTTAACAAACTGTCTTTTTCATCATCTTTAAAACGTATAATTCCTTTGGTGAAATTTAAAACATAATCTTTCTCCCATTCTTTAAAATTGGCAGCTAGATCTTGAATGGATTTTACTAAATAATGAGCCTCGCGATTCGTCATGCAAGGATGAATCGAAATCCGGATCCATCCAGGCTTGGTAGAATAATCTCCGGTATTGATTCGGTCTGTAATTTTATGAGAAATTTCAGGGCTCACATTTAACAGATAATGTCCGTAGGTTCCTGCACAAGAACATCCACCACGAGCTTGAATTCCAAACCGATCATTTAGTAATTTAACACCTGCATTATAATGTAAGTCGTCTATGTAAAAAGAAATGATACCAAGACGGTGTTTGTGCTGGGAAGCTAAAATGTGTAAATTGGGTATTTGTGACAATCCATTCCATAATATTTGCATCAACTCTTCCTCTCGCTTTAACATCAATTGAACGTTCATTTCTTCTTTCAATAAGATGCACATGGCTGCTTTTATCGTTTGGAGAAAAGCAGGGGTTCCACCATCTTCACGTTCCTCAATATTCTCAAGAAATTTATGTTCTCCCCAGGGATTGGTCCAATCTACAGTGCCGCCTCCTGGGTCATCCGGAATACTATTTGAATACAATTTATTATCAAAGACTAATACCCCTGAACTTCCGGGACCTCCTAAAAATTTATGCGGTGAAAAATAGATTGCATCTAAGCTGGCAGCAGGATCCTCAGGGTGCATATTAATTTGAACATATGGTGCAGAACAGGCAAAGTCAACAAAGCATAACCCCTGATATTTATGGATCAGTTTAGCTATTTCGTGAAAAGGAGTGATGATGCCGGTTACATTGGAACAGGCAGTGATTGCAGCTATTTTATAAGGTCTTTTGATGTATTGTAAGATGCAATTTTCAAAAGATTCTAATGAAATCAAGCCATCCGATGCTGGCGGAATAACAACCACATCTGCAATGGTTTCAAGCCAACTCGTTTGATTGGAATGATGTTCCATGTGTGTGATAAATACTACAGGACGCTCTTCTTCATTCAATTGCACTTTAGAACGAAATCGTTCATGCAACTTCAATCCGAGAATTCGTTGAAATTTATTGACAACGCCTGTCATCCCGGAATTTGATGAAATTAATACATCTGTATTATGTGCATTTACATGCTTTTTAATGATCTGATGGGCTTCATGATAGGCAAACGTCATAGCCATGCCGGTACCACTTGTTTCAGTATGAGTATTGGCTACAAAAGGCATAATTTCCTTTTGGATGCGTTCTTCTATCAATTGATAACTGCGTCCACTTGCAGTCCAATCAGCATATACAATTGGATGTGTTTGCCCATCTGGCGTCTCCAGGCATTGATCTATGCCGATTATATTATTACGAAAAACCGAAAAGTATTCTTCCAGATTAATCGCACCGTTTTTTACTTGTTCTGTCATTAAAAATGCAAAGATCAATTAAACAATTCATTTTCACAATAAGAATCCATGAAAGATCAGTTTATTTAGGTTCATATTGGTCAAGTTTGAATTGGCTTATTTCTAAAAGCTGCTTGGATCTATTCCAGATATAACACTTGAATTCATCTTTGTGTGATCGCATTTCCGGAGTAAGAAACACCATTTTATAATTAACCCAATTCATGGGCAGGCTGTCGGGTTTCAACTCGAGCGCATGGTAAGCATAGATTCCATGTTTATGTTCCATTGACATAACCAATAATGGTGATTCTTGTTTCGACTCAAAGGAGTAATCCGGAAACCTAATGGAAATGCTTGCTTCTATCCATGCATGATCTTTAGCTGTGATTTCATTAAAACGATAGGAGAATGTTTTTGAAAATTCTTCTTCTTTTACCATGCGATAGATATCAATGCCAGTGCTATCCTTTTGAAAACGAGGTTCTTTTTCATTAATAAAATCCCAGGAAGCTAATACTTTATGTAAGTAATTTTCTCTGTTCTTAAATTCAAATTTTCCGGAAAAATCTCGTTCAACCAATTTGTATTGGTCCCATGCTGGGTCTTTATATGTTTTTCCAAAAATTGCCCAGTAATATTCCTTTGTTGTACGATATGGATCTAAAATAAAATGACGCAATTGCCACCATTGAAATTGATTTAAAATAATTAAAAAACAAATACATGTGTAAATAGAATATTTAATTGGTTTACTCTTTTCAGAAATAAAATTCAGAAAATAACCTAAACATATTGCCAATAGTGGATAGCTGGTAATCATCGGTCTTAGTGAATACGCAGCGCCATACCACCATTCCGACCAACTGCAAATGATGTAAAATGTTACCAGAAAGTAAATGAATATTCCTGAAAATAATGGTTTGTCTTGTTTCTTTAAAATGTAGAATCCTATGATTGAAAAAACCATAACCGGCGTATAGATAAACCATCCTTTCCGATAACTAAATAAAGCTTCTAGAATATGCGGTGAAAACAAATCCAGACCTACTCCTGGATTTTTGTAACTATCATACAACCATTTGCCGGTGCGTTCATGCCAATAATACATTTGTGGAAAAAATAAAAGCAACCCGCCAAGTAAACAAAGCAGAATCGTGCCTTTGAATTTTACGATCAAACGCATTTTATCTTTAAATGCAGCAATTGAACTCACATTCCAAAATAATGGAATTAAAAGTGCAACTATTTCACTTGGCTTCACCAGACCCATTAAAAAAATGGGTGTAGCAATCCAAACTAAATTTTTGCTATTTGCTTGTTTGTGAAATTGAATCGTATTCCAGACTAATATACTCATCAGCATAAACAATACATTCACGGTAGCAAGATTGTCAATGGTGAGATGGTGAATGTAATTCGTGCCAAGGACAATGATAAGCATTGTGAAAACTGTAGTGCGCTCAGAAAAATAGTTCAATAAAATTTTTCGTAAAAAAATTAATCCGATCAGCGTATAGACTAAACCTCCTATAACCAAGGCAATTTGATAAGGGGGACTAAAGCCATCAGGTAAATACTGGGTCAATTGTACCAAGTCATGTCCTAAGAAAAAAAACGGAAGATAAAAAAGAGCCATTCCCATCAAGAAAAAATACATGGGCTCTCCCTTTGAATTTGATCCGACCTGGTAAAACGTTGCCGTCAATTGTTGTTCATCATTGATTTTTTGTAACCATTCAATTGAATGTAAACCGGGATCATGATGAATAAAAGTGGCGGGTAAATAGAGATAATATCCAAGTACATCCCAGGAAATTTCTTTAGTATGAATATGGCTTATCCTGAATATAAAGATTGCTGAAAACAGAATGATCAGACAAATAAGCGAGGTTTTCTTGTTAATTGGGTCGGGCATCTGCAATGTTTAGCTAAATATTTAAATTAATTAAGTAAAATAGGGCCATTTTATAGAATATTCTGACTTCTTGGTCTAAATTTATAAATATTTTAATTTAAAGGAAACTTTTAATTTCGTTGTTTGGTTATGAAATAAAAAAGTAAAATATGCAACTAACCCGATTTTCTAGAATTCTCATTGTGTTATTGATTTTAGGTCTTGTTTTTTTTGCCTATCAAAAATTTGCACCTACATTACAAGAGAAATTTGGTACTGTTCAATCAACTGAAGAGCCCACACAGAATGAGAATACAACTCCCGAAACACCGCTTCCGGATGCAAATGCATCTAAACAGGCTGAAAATACAGCTGCCGCGGCAAGGCCTTCTTTTGACTACCAAGCTCCGGAACCTGTAAATGGCAGTTTAAAAGGAGTAGTGGAATTAGGAGCTGCCGGGTTTAATTCGTTTATAGTACGTATTGACAAAGATAAAAACTGGAAGTTGGAAAAATCAGAATTTGGTTCCAGTTTGGTTCATGAACACATGGCAACGGACGATGATGTACGCGGGGGACTTAAAAACTATATTCGGGGCATGCTGGATTTTGGAGTTCCTGGTAAGGATATCCATTTTGTGGTGAGTTCAGGAGCCAAGTCTGAACCCAATGTGGTAAAAATATCGAATGGACTGAAAGCCTTAGGATATTTTGTCAATGAAGTGACTCCCCAACAGGAAGGCACCTATGGATTGAAATGTGTGATGCCTGCAAGCCTTGAATCTGAATCTTTTATGGTGGATATTGGTTCAGGTAACACTAAAATTTCATGGAAAACCGGAACTGCTATTCAAGCTTTGGAATCCCATGGGTCAAAATATTTTCAAAAAAACTTGACTGACGATCAGGTTTATACGGATGTGCGTAAAACAATTTCAAAAATTCCTTCAGCAAACAGAGGCTATTGTTTTATAATAGGTGGAATACCCTTTGAATTGGCTAAACAAGTCCGCGCGGGAAAAGAGCGTTATACGGTATTAAATGCCCCAGCTGATTACAAAGCAAATGGAGAGAAACAACGTGCTGGAATAAACATTTACAAAGCAATAGCTGACGAAACCGGCTGCAAGAAATTTGTTTTTGACTGGGATGCTAATTTTACAATCGGTTTTTTACTGGGCTTAAAATAGTCAGTACAATCGAATTGTATTTTTTAGATTTAAAGAAATCTGCATTGGTAAAAAAGTCTAAAGCTTGTTCAATCCTAACTTTTCTTGGATCTTATAAGAATTTTAGAAAACCACCAATCACATGATCCGAAACCAATTGATGATTTCATATGCTTTGATCCTGTTGAAATCTGGAAATACTTGATCTGCATCCTGGAATTTTTCAAAATCACCAATGCAAATTATTTTCATTTTAGCCCGGATAGCTGCTTCCAATCCGAGTTGAGAATTTTCAAATACAACGCATTGTTTTACAGGATATTTAAAGCTTTCTGCTACTGTTAAATAAATAGAAGGATCAGGTTTTGGAGGCGAAATATAATTTCCGTCTATCACTAGCTGAATCATGGGCTTTAAGCCAGTTTGTTCAATTACAAATTGGGCATTTACATTTTCTGAGATAATAGCAATTGGTATTTGAATGCGTTTAGCACCAACCAAAAAATTTCGTACACCAGGCAACAAATCATCTTCATTGAGATATCGAATGCTGTGTAGATATTTTTGATTCTTTTTTTGTATGAGTTCATCCCGATCTGAAATTGGTAGCGAAATTTTTAAAAACTTCAATAGATGATTTAAAAATTCTGAATCACGAAGTCCCTGAAATTTGTAAAACTGAGCTTGTGTTAAATCAATGTTGATTTCTTTTAATTGCTCTTGCCAACTTGTATAATGAGGCAATAAACTGTCTGTAAGCAGACCATCCAGATTCATTAAAAACAAATAACCCTGAGGCCCTTTTTGGTCCAGTAAATTAACAGATTTCAAGATTAGTTAATTGTGCGTTCTTTCCCCCCAAAAATCAATTTAGTCACTTTACATCCGGCCACTTCAGAATCATTGCATTCCATCAAGTTTCTATCCAGGATTATAAAATCAGCAATTTTTCCAACTTCAAGACTGCCTTTAATAGATTCTTCAAATGCTGCATAAGCATTCCAAATAGTATAAGACCTAAGGGCTTCGATTCGACTCATTTTTTGTTCGGGAAAGAACTCCAGGCCACTGTCCAATCGTTTTCTGGTAATGGCTGCATACATGCATTCAAAGGGATTTACAGACTCCACCGGACAATCTGTACCATTTGCTAAATGTGCACCCGCATTTAACAAGGATCTCCAGGCATAAGCTCCTTGTCGTGCTCTTTCAAATCCAAGTCGCTTGATAACAAAAGGTGCATCTGATGTGCAATGAATTGCTTGCATAGAGGCAATGACGCCCAAGGCTTTAAAACGGGGGATGTCTAATGTATCCAAATGTTGAGCATGCTCGATTCGCCAGCGTTGATCGAAGTTTGATGATTTTAATTGGTTTTCAAATACGTTTAAAATTTCTCTGTTTCCTCGATCCCCAATTCCATGGACGCAAAGTTGAAGTCCTTTCCGTTTGCAAGCTGTTGCAATCTGTTGAAGTTTAGAAATGGGCAGGGTGTTTTGCCCATAAAAATCAGATTTATCAGCATAAGGAGCAAGTAACCAGGCACCATAGCTTCCCAGTGCTCCGTCTAAATAGGCTTTGACTGCTTTGCAACTAAAAGTTTGATTCTGATTCATTGGAATTGGTAATTGGTCGAGTTCACTCAATGTGCTGTCCGTATCATTCAGCAACATGACGTAAAGCCTTATAGAAAGTTGTTGTGAATCACAAAGTGATTTCAATGCCCGAATTTCTTCCAAACTGCTGCCTGCATCCTGAAAACTGGTAATCCCAAATTGATTGCATAAGGTATTAGCATGGTATGCCTGTAATTTTAATAAATCCAGTTGCTGGCTTTTAGTTTTTTGTTGAAGTGATTGTTGAAATGCATTGAAAATTAAATTCATGGCATTTTCTTCAAAGACTCCGGTGAGTTTTCCACTTGCATCTTTTACAATTCGACCCCCAGCTGGTGAATTGGTTTCAGAATTTATAGAAGCAAGTTCCATCGCTTTTTGATTTGCGATCAATGCATGGCCACTGGCATGTTGTAAAATAACAGGATTGTCAGGGCTTATTTTGCTAAGATCATCATGAAATGGGTAACCATTTACGGTTAAGCCTGGATTTTTATTCCATTTTTCCTGATGCCAGCCCATTCCCTCAAGCCATTCACCCGGAGGAATCGTTTTTAATTTTTCAGCAACTTTTTGGGTAATTTCATCCCAATTTTTTGTTTGAAGTAAATTTAAATTCAACACACTCTTACCTAAACTTAAAAAATGACCATGCCCTTCAATCAATCCGGGCATCACAAATTGACCATCCAAGTCATTCATTTGTGTGTTATCAGATTTAAATTTGAGAATGTCTTGATCAGTCCCTATGGCTAAAATTTGGCCATTTTTTACCGCCAGGGCCTGAACAACTGCATCTTTAGAATCAGCAGTATAAATTTTACCGTTGAAAAAAATACTATCCGCTTTTTCTTCTACCTTGCATTGAACAAAGAAAATAATCAGTATCAATCCATATTTTTGAATCATTAGCATGAGCAGTTTATTATGACAAATGTAATTTCAATCGGCGAGTTACTCAAATCCTTTGAAATGTATATGGCCAAAGTTCAATGGACCAAACAACCTATTGAATTATATGACCCGGTAACTTATATCTTATCGATCGGGGGTAAACGACTCCGGCCAATTACCTTGCTCTATCTGGTTGATATTCTAAAAGGGGATAAACACCGGGCACTGGATGCTGCCTATGGCATCGAACTTTTTCACAATTTCAGCTTGATTCATGATGACATTATGGATGCATCTTCCAAAAGAAGAAGTTTTGATACAGTTCATGTGAAATATGGTCAAAATGAAGCCATTTTATCGGGGGATTTAATGTTGATTGAAAGTGTTTCATTTATTCATAAAGCTGAAGCCGGAGATACTCAAATCAACTTGTTGGATTTATTTTTAAATACGGCACGCGAAGTTTGTGAAGGCCAGTCCCTGGATATGAGTTTTGAAATCAAGCTGGATGTTTCGTTGGAACAATATCTGGAGATGATCCGACTTAAAACAGCCGTTTTATTGGCCTGTTGTTTTGGATTGGCCGCCAAAATTTCTAAACGCGAGGATTTGGTAAATACACTTTACTCACTTGGAATTCAAATTGGATTGGCATTTCAATTGGAAGACGATTGGTTGGATTTATATTCCGATACCCCTGATTTTGGTAAAGTAAAGGGGGGAGACATTCTGAGAGCAAAAAAATCAGCTTTAATTTTAGAATTGTGCGAATCCATGAACAATGAAGTTCGAAATGAATTTCTTGAAAAATACGTTTCAGGTAAAGATCCAGCCCAACGGTTGCAGGAAATTATTTCTTTGCTGGATCAATATTCAATTAAAGAGAAACTTAAGCAGCGGATCACGGATTATAAAGTAAAGGCTCAATCCTTGTTAAATGATTTACCAATAAACGACCAACAAAAAAATGAATTGAATCTTTGGGTGCAATTCATTTTAGATCGGCGACATTAATTCAATTGGAAGATCACTCAACAACCCCTGTCTTAAAATTTTAAATAATTAAGCATCTCGAGCCGCCTTTTAGCATAATTGAGTTCGGAGCATAATTTAATTCTGATTTCTTTTTTAGGAATTTCTTGGTGTGTGTAATAATAACTACAAGATACCAATTTTGGCTTAGCATGTTTTAAAGACATTCCGGCAATCAAGAAAGCTCCATGCCATTGATTGGAATTAAAAATATCATAACAAAAATTGCCTAAGGAAAATGCAATTAATTTTTGTTCATTTTCAAATGGAAGCAATTCTGCAGGTTGTGGACAATGGGTATGATTTCCAATAATCATATCCCAGTTATTTAATAAATTATATCCAAAATCCTGATGTTTCTTAATGGGGTAGCGTTGCATTTCATAACCCCAATGCGGTAAAAAGATATTAAAATAATGCTTTGACAGATTCTGATTAATTTCTTCGTGCATTTGGTAAGAGAAACGATTGATCACATTAAATTCCTGATTGGACCAAAGGGATGCGCTGTAAAATCGGATATTATTTAATTCGAAAAAGGGACTTTCACGATATCCAAAAACAGGAAAATTAAACCGGTTTAAATATTCCAGATGTTTATAGAATCCGATTTCTCCAAAATCACCTGAATGATTATTGGCCACATTTAATAAAATAGGTCCCTGATAAATATTTCTGAGTTTCTCCAAGATTTCCGGATGATGAACTTGCGCCAAAAACCGTTTTGAATCTGTGATGACGCCTTCAAAATTTACTACGAGCAAATCAAGTGACTTCAATTGTTCAGTTAATTCAGGAGATAAAACAAAATTTTTACCATTTACTGGCATTAAGTCTCCAATAAATCCAATGTTAAAGTCAGAGGGTTCTGAATGAATTTGAAGTTGACCGGGACTGATTTCGAAATGAAAGTTGTCGCGATATTGGGTCCGGGGAGTTAAAATTCTGTATTGAAATAATTCTAAAATTTCACCAACTGAAAGTCCGGAAGACCACCAATAAAATTTTTCTTGTTCAATTCCATTTTTAATTGCGGACATGATCATGTTTTAATAAAATCATGCGGGTATAATTTGGGTTATTGAACTTGATTGAATTAAAGCTCATGAAAAATTATGAAACATTTTTTAATATACAACAGTATTAAATTATAATTTAAATTTCCACAAAGGGGGTAATTCATCATCTTTCGAATTGGAAGTATTCACTTTGTCATAAATCTCAGGATGTGTGTAGTAATAAAATTTCCTAAGAAAATAACAGACTAGATACGAAATAACGATAGCACCTAAAATGTCAATGGTGTAATGAATGTGTTGAATCAATATTAAAGGTATAATCAAACTTAAACTACACAAATGAAATATTTTTTGATTTGGAGTTTTTGCAAAGAAATATAAAATATACATTGCGGATGTATGACCTGAAAAAAATAAATCTTTGCTATAGATTTTGCCTGAATACACAACAGCACCTAAAATCGCATCTTTTAGTGGGACATACCCTTCAGGTGGTTCTAAGGGCAATAAATAAATGGTGAATAGCCGAATCGTCTGAAGAATCAGAAATGCAGCAATTACATTAACCATAGTGTCGTAATTCCTGATATTGAAAAATAAAAACACTCCGATGCTGATGTATTGAATTAGAAATACAAACAGAGCAACATTATAAGAAGGAATAATATCAAGCAAGTAATCATTGAGCAGGGCACCAGGGCGAGATTCAAAATATTGTATGGCGTGAGGGTGAATGGTTGTATAAATGATACTCAAAACAATAAGTAAAAGAATGGTAATATGTTTTTTGTAGCGTTTCATGCGTTCGATGTACGGATCCTCTGGTCTTTGTTAAATTTAGATTTTATCGAATGGCAATCCGGGTAAAGGATATCAGAATTGCGTTGAAAATATTGAATATTAAAATTGATTCAAAATTTTTTTCGCTTAAACACAGTCCAGTTAGGGCTGGGATTATATGATTGCCTGTAGTCATATATTCGGACAAATATATATAAAATATCCATCCGTGGTTACATTCCTGTTGATTTAGCAGGCAGACCTAAATTCAGCCTGATCCTGGTTATCCAGGATCAGCTTAATGGGTTTCAAACTCGATGATCCCATTTTCCCATCCTGATACAAATTTGGTGGAGTAGTGACGGTAGAAATTTTTAGCGGGTTCATTCCAATCCAAGACTTGCCATTTTAATTTTCGGGCTCCCAGTACTTTAGCCTCAGCTATAAAAGCCTCAAAAAGTATACGCCCTATACCGAATCCTCTATAAGACGATTTAACAATAAAGTCCTCCAAATACATTGTTTTACCACCCCAGGTTGAAAAATAGGGAAAGAATAAGCACATTCCGAGGATTCCAAAATCCGGATGTTCTGCGAGTAACACTTGAAACAGACCGGTTTGAAGCCCATTTTGATAATCCGAAGCTTCGGTTTTTACTTCATGGGCAGCTTTTTCATAAACCGCTAGTTCTTTTACCAGGTCCAAAATAGCTTGTGCGTCCTGTTCTGTAGCCATTCGAAGGCTAATTTGATTTATAAAATCCATGGTTTCTGATGGTTATGTGTGTTAAGGTCTTGCAAACTTATTGAATAAATATGCAATTGGATTTTGCTATTTATCGAAAGAGTTCTATTTTTGCGTCTCCTTATGGGATAGGTATGTCATAAGGTGTTGAAAATCTGTTATATATAAAATATTAAAATTAAGTACAAGCCAATTTATGCCTACTATTAACCAGCTAATTCGGAAAGGAAGGGAAAAAGTTGTGTACAAAAGTAAATCTCGTGCACTGCAATCCAACCCTCAAAAAAGGGGAGTTTGCACCAGAGTATATACTACAACCCCCAAAAAGCCAAATTCCGCTTTGCGTAAAGTGGCCAAAGTTCGTTTGACCAACGGCATTGAAGTAATATGTTATATACCAGGAGAAGGCCATAATCTTCAAGAGCACTCTATTGTGTTAGTAAGAGGGGGTAGGGTAAAAGATCTTCCTGGAGTACGTTATACCATTGTGCGGGGTGCCTTAGATACTGCCGGAGTAAACAACCGGAAAAAAAGTCGCTCAAAGTATGGTTCTAAAATGCCAAAAAAATAATTT from Saprospiraceae bacterium includes:
- a CDS encoding O-antigen ligase family protein, yielding MENSRSVFYSSLILSFGTIYFAFRFEFYPILGLPLIILFIPLIIKKPDLLFFLLAFLTPLSINPADVEWSHLSLALPSEPLGLILVLFFFLLFATSDKVDVNFLKHPITILIYCFFIWWIITSFTSVHKLVSIKFIIAKLWFIIPCYFLAGVFFKDNLAIRKYISLFVLGMFLVSLFNIVHLSTYGFEDKPSQWTMQPFFKDHTIFGAILALVIPLCFGLIKWNKGNFILQWIFGIVLVVLVTGLIVTFSRAAWVSIVPALLLFLIFLFRIRFKWVLAGVAVGLYYLLVNLDPLIMEMERNKVAGSDDIVQNAESISNISSDPSNLERINRWSSAIEMWKSKPIFGFGPGTYMFEYAPYQLSGNFTSISTNFGDVGNAHSEYLGPLAESGLIGMLLFLALFISVFVIGFKAYYHPQITKEDRFILCTVLCALITYFVHGFLNNFLDTDKANNIFWPLIACVVVLDLKYRMAKLQATIPNH
- a CDS encoding aminotransferase class V-fold PLP-dependent enzyme; its protein translation is MTEQVKNGAINLEEYFSVFRNNIIGIDQCLETPDGQTHPIVYADWTASGRSYQLIEERIQKEIMPFVANTHTETSGTGMAMTFAYHEAHQIIKKHVNAHNTDVLISSNSGMTGVVNKFQRILGLKLHERFRSKVQLNEEERPVVFITHMEHHSNQTSWLETIADVVVIPPASDGLISLESFENCILQYIKRPYKIAAITACSNVTGIITPFHEIAKLIHKYQGLCFVDFACSAPYVQINMHPEDPAASLDAIYFSPHKFLGGPGSSGVLVFDNKLYSNSIPDDPGGGTVDWTNPWGEHKFLENIEEREDGGTPAFLQTIKAAMCILLKEEMNVQLMLKREEELMQILWNGLSQIPNLHILASQHKHRLGIISFYIDDLHYNAGVKLLNDRFGIQARGGCSCAGTYGHYLLNVSPEISHKITDRINTGDYSTKPGWIRISIHPCMTNREAHYLVKSIQDLAANFKEWEKDYVLNFTKGIIRFKDDEKDSLLKSKMYSILHRRFSDLES
- a CDS encoding HAD-IA family hydrolase, yielding MKSVNLLDQKGPQGYLFLMNLDGLLTDSLLPHYTSWQEQLKEINIDLTQAQFYKFQGLRDSEFLNHLLKFLKISLPISDRDELIQKKNQKYLHSIRYLNEDDLLPGVRNFLVGAKRIQIPIAIISENVNAQFVIEQTGLKPMIQLVIDGNYISPPKPDPSIYLTVAESFKYPVKQCVVFENSQLGLEAAIRAKMKIICIGDFEKFQDADQVFPDFNRIKAYEIINWFRIM
- a CDS encoding amidohydrolase → MLMIQKYGLILIIFFVQCKVEEKADSIFFNGKIYTADSKDAVVQALAVKNGQILAIGTDQDILKFKSDNTQMNDLDGQFVMPGLIEGHGHFLSLGKSVLNLNLLQTKNWDEITQKVAEKLKTIPPGEWLEGMGWHQEKWNKNPGLTVNGYPFHDDLSKISPDNPVILQHASGHALIANQKAMELASINSETNSPAGGRIVKDASGKLTGVFEENAMNLIFNAFQQSLQQKTKSQQLDLLKLQAYHANTLCNQFGITSFQDAGSSLEEIRALKSLCDSQQLSIRLYVMLLNDTDSTLSELDQLPIPMNQNQTFSCKAVKAYLDGALGSYGAWLLAPYADKSDFYGQNTLPISKLQQIATACKRKGLQLCVHGIGDRGNREILNVFENQLKSSNFDQRWRIEHAQHLDTLDIPRFKALGVIASMQAIHCTSDAPFVIKRLGFERARQGAYAWRSLLNAGAHLANGTDCPVESVNPFECMYAAITRKRLDSGLEFFPEQKMSRIEALRSYTIWNAYAAFEESIKGSLEVGKIADFIILDRNLMECNDSEVAGCKVTKLIFGGKERTIN
- a CDS encoding polyprenyl synthetase family protein, giving the protein MTNVISIGELLKSFEMYMAKVQWTKQPIELYDPVTYILSIGGKRLRPITLLYLVDILKGDKHRALDAAYGIELFHNFSLIHDDIMDASSKRRSFDTVHVKYGQNEAILSGDLMLIESVSFIHKAEAGDTQINLLDLFLNTAREVCEGQSLDMSFEIKLDVSLEQYLEMIRLKTAVLLACCFGLAAKISKREDLVNTLYSLGIQIGLAFQLEDDWLDLYSDTPDFGKVKGGDILRAKKSALILELCESMNNEVRNEFLEKYVSGKDPAQRLQEIISLLDQYSIKEKLKQRITDYKVKAQSLLNDLPINDQQKNELNLWVQFILDRRH
- a CDS encoding CapA family protein, coding for MSAIKNGIEQEKFYWWSSGLSVGEILELFQYRILTPRTQYRDNFHFEISPGQLQIHSEPSDFNIGFIGDLMPVNGKNFVLSPELTEQLKSLDLLVVNFEGVITDSKRFLAQVHHPEILEKLRNIYQGPILLNVANNHSGDFGEIGFYKHLEYLNRFNFPVFGYRESPFFELNNIRFYSASLWSNQEFNVINRFSYQMHEEINQNLSKHYFNIFLPHWGYEMQRYPIKKHQDFGYNLLNNWDMIIGNHTHCPQPAELLPFENEQKLIAFSLGNFCYDIFNSNQWHGAFLIAGMSLKHAKPKLVSCSYYYTHQEIPKKEIRIKLCSELNYAKRRLEMLNYLKF
- a CDS encoding GNAT family N-acetyltransferase, whose amino-acid sequence is MATEQDAQAILDLVKELAVYEKAAHEVKTEASDYQNGLQTGLFQVLLAEHPDFGILGMCLFFPYFSTWGGKTMYLEDFIVKSSYRGFGIGRILFEAFIAEAKVLGARKLKWQVLDWNEPAKNFYRHYSTKFVSGWENGIIEFETH
- a CDS encoding 30S ribosomal protein S12, with amino-acid sequence MPTINQLIRKGREKVVYKSKSRALQSNPQKRGVCTRVYTTTPKKPNSALRKVAKVRLTNGIEVICYIPGEGHNLQEHSIVLVRGGRVKDLPGVRYTIVRGALDTAGVNNRKKSRSKYGSKMPKK